A single region of the Salvia miltiorrhiza cultivar Shanhuang (shh) chromosome 8, IMPLAD_Smil_shh, whole genome shotgun sequence genome encodes:
- the LOC131001635 gene encoding uncharacterized protein LOC131001635 isoform X1 gives MVGGGAGGGGKEGDWECGGCHNRNYAFRSFCNRCKQPRLLVDTKTPADSKWLPRIGDWICTGCTNNNYASREKCKKCGQPKELAAMPAVAIPGASVPTHPTYFARARGGMEQMLNVGSLHPSISLSSGWSVGGTSQYGNQPSDPYGLQSASNWPLGGGSISGLSYSSQSNQLSPAPNGNGWRSGDWMCTCGFHNYSSRLQCKKCNAPAPISAPASLVSPVTALGTKRLASEEFVHNFDNKRLNAGQAYGLQQPNSGLESFQSPGGSQMNNMYPPIPSGNTPVPPNWQVNLQVSRLPPAPALVGKGAKQWRDGDWMCSNCNNHNYASREQCNRCKSMREVPAQTVSVA, from the exons ATGGTAGGCGGCGGAGCTGGCGGCGGCGGGAAAGAAGGCGACTGGGAGTGCGGAGGATGCCACAATCGGAACTATGCCTTCCGATCCTTCTGCAATCGTTGCAAGCAGCCGCGGCTTCTCGTCGACACCAAAACCCCTGCCGACTCCAAGTGGCTTCCTCGGATTGGCGATTGGATCTGCACCG GTTGCACTAACAACAATTATGCATCAAGAGAAAAGTGCAAAAAGTGTGGCCAACCTAAGGAGCTAGCAGCAATGCCGGCAGTTGCAATCCCCGGAGCTTCTGTCCCTACTCATCCAACTTATTTTGCCAGGGCCCGAGGAGGAATGGAACAAATGTTGAATGTTGGATCTCTCCATCCATCAATCTCTTTGAGCTCTGGTTGGTCTGTTGGAGGGACCAGTCAATATGGAAACCAGCCTAGTGATCCTTATGGACTTCAGTCAGCATCTAATTGGCCTTTGGGAGGTGGCAGCATATCTGGACTTTCATATTCTAGCCAATCAAATCAACTTTCACCAGCTCCTAATGGTAATGGATGGCGTAGTGGTGATTGGATGTGTACTTGTGGCTTCCACAATTATTCCTCACGTTTACAG TGCAAAAAGTGCAATGCCCCAGCACCAATATCAGCACCTGCATCTTTAGTCAGCCCTGTAACAG CTCTTGGAACAAAACGCCTGGCGTCTGAAGAATTTGTTCACAACTTCGATAATAAGAGACTGAATGCTGGACAA GCATATGGGCTCCAGCAACCAAATTCAGGGCTTGAATCATTCCAAAGTCCTGGTGGAAGTCAAATGAACAATATGTACCCTCCCATTCCCAGTGGAAATACTCCAGTTCCCCCAAATTGGCAAGTCAACCTTCAAGTGTCTCGCCTGCCACCAGCTCCTGCACTTGTTGGGAAAGG AGCAAAGCAATGGCGTGATGGGGATTGGATGTGTTCAAATTGCAATAATCACAATTATGCCTCACGAGAACAATGTAATAG GTGCAAAAGCATGAGAGAGGTTCCTGCTCAAACTGTGAGTGTTGCCTAG
- the LOC131001635 gene encoding transcription initiation factor TFIID subunit 15b isoform X3, with amino-acid sequence MPQSELCLPILLQSLQAAAASRRHQNPCRLQVASSDWRLDLHRARGGMEQMLNVGSLHPSISLSSGWSVGGTSQYGNQPSDPYGLQSASNWPLGGGSISGLSYSSQSNQLSPAPNGNGWRSGDWMCTCGFHNYSSRLQCKKCNAPAPISAPASLVSPVTALGTKRLASEEFVHNFDNKRLNAGQAYGLQQPNSGLESFQSPGGSQMNNMYPPIPSGNTPVPPNWQVNLQVSRLPPAPALVGKGAKQWRDGDWMCSNCNNHNYASREQCNRCKSMREVPAQTVSVA; translated from the exons ATGCCACAATCGGAACTATGCCTTCCGATCCTTCTGCAATCGTTGCAAGCAGCCGCGGCTTCTCGTCGACACCAAAACCCCTGCCGACTCCAAGTGGCTTCCTCGGATTGGCGATTGGATCTGCACCG GGCCCGAGGAGGAATGGAACAAATGTTGAATGTTGGATCTCTCCATCCATCAATCTCTTTGAGCTCTGGTTGGTCTGTTGGAGGGACCAGTCAATATGGAAACCAGCCTAGTGATCCTTATGGACTTCAGTCAGCATCTAATTGGCCTTTGGGAGGTGGCAGCATATCTGGACTTTCATATTCTAGCCAATCAAATCAACTTTCACCAGCTCCTAATGGTAATGGATGGCGTAGTGGTGATTGGATGTGTACTTGTGGCTTCCACAATTATTCCTCACGTTTACAG TGCAAAAAGTGCAATGCCCCAGCACCAATATCAGCACCTGCATCTTTAGTCAGCCCTGTAACAG CTCTTGGAACAAAACGCCTGGCGTCTGAAGAATTTGTTCACAACTTCGATAATAAGAGACTGAATGCTGGACAA GCATATGGGCTCCAGCAACCAAATTCAGGGCTTGAATCATTCCAAAGTCCTGGTGGAAGTCAAATGAACAATATGTACCCTCCCATTCCCAGTGGAAATACTCCAGTTCCCCCAAATTGGCAAGTCAACCTTCAAGTGTCTCGCCTGCCACCAGCTCCTGCACTTGTTGGGAAAGG AGCAAAGCAATGGCGTGATGGGGATTGGATGTGTTCAAATTGCAATAATCACAATTATGCCTCACGAGAACAATGTAATAG GTGCAAAAGCATGAGAGAGGTTCCTGCTCAAACTGTGAGTGTTGCCTAG
- the LOC131001577 gene encoding RNA demethylase ALKBH9B, which translates to MTSHAKAQNTDPFLLNYDDNEVRIAAEFLSNWLPFLARGLCKSCTQTISDSIRSLHTERDAAVSTPSILDVNHCKEDSGNCSARSTGSAKDSADNYDDDDTHSLGSWKDEADQLSEQAVEASSTSEALNSSARIASPRLKKSWADMAMEDELAAEEDNDVSNGLVDANDSFLEGTSVAEAKPKVALSRDQREYIRFYGVQRKKDFICLERINGKLVNILDGLELHKAIFSAAEQKRIVNYVEQLEEMGRNGQLKARTYTAPQKWMRGKGRITLQFGCCYNYATDKKGNPPGILKAEIVDPLPQLFKVMIKRLVRWHVLPPSCVPDSCIVNIYEEGDCIPPHIDNHEFVRPFCTVSFLSECDILFGSNLKIAGPGEFEGSFAIPLPLGSVLVLTGNGADVAKHCIPAVPSKRISITFRRMDETKRPIGYTPEPDLQGLQPLPDEEERSSKYSASRHRRVSKRPVDGREARTDRGRGLASEYPNPRYSGRTRQGPPNRRRFQSNLEN; encoded by the exons ATGACTAGCCACGCGAAAGCTCAAAACACGGACCCCTTCCTCCTTAACTACGATGACAACGAAGTCCGGATCGCTGCCGAATTCTTGTCCAATTGGTTGCCGTTCTTAGCTCGCGGCCTCTGCAAATCTTGCACGCAGACGATCTCCGACAGCATCCGATCTCTCCACACAG AACGGGATGCTGCTGTTTCTACACCAAGTATTTTAGATGTGAATCACTGTAAGGAAGACTCTGGTAACTGTAGTGCCCGTTCCACTGGGAGTGCCAAAGACAGTGCAGATAACTATGACGATGATGATACACATTCATTGGGTAGTTGGAAGGATGAGGCCGATCAATTATCAGAACAAGCTGTTGAAGCATCATCAACAAGCGAAGCATTAAACTCTTCGGCACGAATTGCAAGCCCTAGGTTGAAAAAGTCTTGGGCAGATATGGCTATGGAGGATGAGCTTGCGGCAGAAGAAGACAATGATGTGAGCAATGGGCTTGTTGATGCGAATGATTCTTTTCTGGAAGGAACATCAGTGGCTGAAGCTAAACCGAAGGTGGCATTGTCGAGGGATCAGAGAGAATACATTCGGTTCTATGGGGTCCAAAGGAAAAAGGACTTTATATGTTTGGAAAGGATCAATGGGAAACTTGTAAACATACTCGATGGGCTGGAGTTACATAAAGCTATCTTTAGTGCAGCAGAACAAAAAAGGATTGTCAATTACGTTGAACAGCTCGAAGAGATGGGAAGGAATGGCCAGTTGAAAG CGCGCACTTATACCGCGCCTCAGAAGTGGATGAGGGGGAAAGGGCGTATAACTCTTCAATTTGGTTGCTGTTACAACTATGCCACA GATAAGAAGGGCAATCCGCCAGGCATCCTCAAGGCTGAAATTGTCGATCCGTTGCCTCAATTGTTCAAGGTCATGATCAAAAGGCTTGTCCGTTGGCATGTTTTGCCACCTTCTTGCGTGCCTGATAGCTGTATCGTGAATATCTATGAAGAAGGGGACTGTATACCGCCTCATATTGATAATCATGAGTTTGTTAGGCCATTCTGTACAGTCTCGTTTCTTAGCGAGTGTGATATACTTTTTGGGTCGAACTTGAAAATAGCAGGCCCTGGTGAATTTGAAGGTTCTTTTGCGATTCCCCTGCCACTTGG ATCTGTTCTTGTATTAACTGGAAACGGAGCTGATGTGGCTAAGCACTGCATCCCAGCCGTCCCTTCCAAAAG GATATCGATTACCTTTAGGAGAATGGATGAAACTAAAAGGCCAATCGGATACACTCCTGAACCAGATTTGCAAGGGCTTCAACCATTACCGGATGAAGAGGAAAGATCCAGCAAGTATAGTGCTTCAAGACACAGACGTGTTTCGAAAAGGCCAGTAGATGGAAGAGAGGCTAGGACAGATAGGGGAAGAGGATTGGCTTCAGAATATCCAAATCCTCGCTATTCAGGCCGAACAAGACAAGGTCCTCCAAATAGGAGAAGGTTCCAGTCCAATCTGGAAAATTGA
- the LOC131001635 gene encoding transcription initiation factor TFIID subunit 15b isoform X2: MVGGGAGGGGKEGDWECGGCHNRNYAFRSFCNRCKQPRLLVDTKTPADSKWLPRIGDWICTGCTNNNYASREKCKKCGQPKELAAMPAVAIPGASVPTHPTYFARARGGMEQMLNVGSLHPSISLSSGWSVGGTSQYGNQPSDPYGLQSASNWPLGGGSISGLSYSSQSNQLSPAPNGNGWRSGDWMCTCGFHNYSSRLQCKKCNAPAPISAPASLVSPVTALGTKRLASEEFVHNFDNKRLNAGQAYGLQQPNSGLESFQSPGGSQMNNMYPPIPSGNTPVPPNWQVNLQVSRLPPAPALVGKGLHVLQQYLEILKSKAMA; the protein is encoded by the exons ATGGTAGGCGGCGGAGCTGGCGGCGGCGGGAAAGAAGGCGACTGGGAGTGCGGAGGATGCCACAATCGGAACTATGCCTTCCGATCCTTCTGCAATCGTTGCAAGCAGCCGCGGCTTCTCGTCGACACCAAAACCCCTGCCGACTCCAAGTGGCTTCCTCGGATTGGCGATTGGATCTGCACCG GTTGCACTAACAACAATTATGCATCAAGAGAAAAGTGCAAAAAGTGTGGCCAACCTAAGGAGCTAGCAGCAATGCCGGCAGTTGCAATCCCCGGAGCTTCTGTCCCTACTCATCCAACTTATTTTGCCAGGGCCCGAGGAGGAATGGAACAAATGTTGAATGTTGGATCTCTCCATCCATCAATCTCTTTGAGCTCTGGTTGGTCTGTTGGAGGGACCAGTCAATATGGAAACCAGCCTAGTGATCCTTATGGACTTCAGTCAGCATCTAATTGGCCTTTGGGAGGTGGCAGCATATCTGGACTTTCATATTCTAGCCAATCAAATCAACTTTCACCAGCTCCTAATGGTAATGGATGGCGTAGTGGTGATTGGATGTGTACTTGTGGCTTCCACAATTATTCCTCACGTTTACAG TGCAAAAAGTGCAATGCCCCAGCACCAATATCAGCACCTGCATCTTTAGTCAGCCCTGTAACAG CTCTTGGAACAAAACGCCTGGCGTCTGAAGAATTTGTTCACAACTTCGATAATAAGAGACTGAATGCTGGACAA GCATATGGGCTCCAGCAACCAAATTCAGGGCTTGAATCATTCCAAAGTCCTGGTGGAAGTCAAATGAACAATATGTACCCTCCCATTCCCAGTGGAAATACTCCAGTTCCCCCAAATTGGCAAGTCAACCTTCAAGTGTCTCGCCTGCCACCAGCTCCTGCACTTGTTGGGAAAGG ATTACATGTACTGCAGCAGTATTTAGAAATATTGAAG AGCAAAGCAATGGCGTGA
- the LOC131001633 gene encoding uncharacterized protein LOC131001633 isoform X2, whose protein sequence is MATEEDVGVPDLKSQLANAQTHWKQEMGRSQSQVDALQEKLTEVKACIQGSEADAKKELKVLWHRVKTSATLLTYLKSKARIMAVPHLAHTSCGIKQLEGVGLVDKNGVPLSGWSRNVDTSSFDSADEETWTALSSQDGTLDEQDGVYISELLKSVQMVTDVMETLVKRAIMAESEMVTEKEKVTVGQEEIKKKAVQIENMSVKLEEMEQFAMGTNSILNEMRQRVEDLVEETSRQRQRAAENEQELCRVKQDFESLKSYVSTLISVRETLLSSEKQFQSIEKHFERLVEKTSQLENEKMLKEVEVQKLMEENMRLSVLLDKKEAQLVAMNEQCKVMALNASNI, encoded by the exons ATGGCAACAGAGGAAGATGTTGGCGTGCCAGATTTGAAATCACAGTTGGCCAATGCACAGACCCACTGGAAGCAGGAGATGGGAAGAAGCCAGTCTCAAGTGGACGCATTGCAAGAGAAGCTTACGGAGGTAAAGGCTTGTATACAAGGCTCTGAAGCAGATGCTAAGAAGGAGCTGAAAGTTCTCTGGCATAGAGTCAAAACATCTGCAACATTGTTGACATACTTGAAATCGAAAGCCAGAATTATGGCCGTTCCTCATTTGGCTCATACCTCTTGTGGTATCAAACAATTGGAGGGTGTGGGCCTTGTTGATAAGAATGGTGTGCCGTTGTCTGGATGGTCAAGGAACGTAGATACTTCTTCTTTTGACAGTGCAGATGAGGAAACATGGACAGCACTTAGCAGTCAGGATGGTACTCTTGATGAACAAGATGGAGTTTACATTAGCGAATTACTCAAAAGTGTACAAATGGTTACTGATGTAATGGAAACTCTCGTGAAGAGAGCTATCATGGCAGAATCTGAAATGGTTACCGAGAAGGAAAAGGTAACAGTAGGACAGGAAGAAATTAAAAAGAAGGCAGTTCAAATTGAGAACATGTCAGTAAAATTAGAGGAGATGGAGCAATTTGCAATGGGTACAAATAGTATTTTGAATGAGATGAGACAGAGGGTAGAAGATTTGGTTGAAGAAACTTCTAGACAAAGACAAAGAGCTGCtgagaatgagcaggagctttGCCGTGTTAAGCAAGACTTTGAATCCCTGAAATCTTATGTCAGTACTCTGATTAGTGTTAGGGAAACACTTCTTTCATCAGAGAAGCAATTTCAGTCAATTGAAAAGCACTTTGAACG GCTTGTGGAAAAAACATCGCAATTGGAAAATGAGAAGATGCTGAAGGAAGTTGAGGTCCAGAAACTTATGGAAGAGAATATGAGACTGAGTGTTCTACTGGACAAGAAAGAGGCCCAACTCGTGGCCATGAACGAGCAATGCAAGGTTATGGCACTGAACGCTTCCAATATATAA
- the LOC131001569 gene encoding endoglucanase 24-like, whose product MDAEKHKLRGWKWWLTLLLITTLLMAAFYITLRREFRSFSVFNRSRRRPEVVGKYAEALSIALLFFDVQKSGKLERSRISWRGDSGLEDGKEENLDLSKGLYDAGDNVKFGLPMAFTATMLSWAILEYDEQMRRVKETQNAKDSLKWITDYLINAHPSPNVLYVQVGDPESDHKCWQRPEVTTTARPLTQVNSSYPGSDVAAETAAAMASASLVFRSTDTAYSRLLLKHARQLFTFADSYRGSYSESIPQVQKYYNSSGYGDELLWAAAWLYHASGDASYLRYVTVEGNYFANWGANTWFSWDNKLAGTQVLLSRVSFFESKDIRGEESIGLQLYRKTAELVVCALLPNSSSASQRTEGGLIWVTQWDPLQYSVGSAFLALVYSDYMLATQTRNLYCDGELYEPQDIRNFATMQADYVLGSNPMNTSYLVGYGSNYPQYVHHRGASIPMDAKTGCSDGFKWLNSTNPNPNVAVGALVGGPFLNDTYIDSRNNTLQVEPTIYNSAVLVGLLSGLTTTSSVARSFL is encoded by the exons ATGGATGCCGAGAAGCACAAGTTGAGAGGCTGGAAATGGTGGCTTACTCTTCTCCTTATCACCACCCTCCTTATGGCTGCTTTTTACATCACTCTCAGGAGAGAATTCCGATCGTTCAGCGTTTTCAATCGCTCTCGTAGACGGCCGGAGGTCGTTGGAAAATATGCCGAAGCTCTGAGTATTGCACTGTTGTTCTTTGATGTTCAGAAAT CTGGTAAGTTGGAGAGGAGTAGGATTAGTTGGAGAGGAGATTCAGGTCTGGAAGATGGGAAAGAGGAGAATTTGGATCTCAGCAAAGGACTGTACGACGCCGGCGACAACGTCAAGTTCGGACTACCCATGGCGTTCACAGCGACGATGCTATCCTGGGCGATTCTTGAATACGACGAGCAAATGAGACGGGTGAAGGAGACGCAGAACGCCAAGGATTCGTTGAAATGGATCACGGACTATCTCATCAACGCACATCCATCTCCCAACGTGCTCTACGTTCAG GTGGGAGACCCCGAATCGGACCACAAATGCTGGCAAAGGCCGGAGGTTACTACAACAGCTAGACCTCTGACACAGGTGAATTCGTCATATCCTGGGTCGGATGTCGCTGCGGAAACCGCAGCGGCCATGGCATCTGCGTCGCTGGTGTTCCGGTCGACGGATACTGCTTACTCGAGGCTGCTTCTCAAGCACGCTCGGCAGCTGTTCACGTTTGCAGATTCCTACAGAGGTTCTTACAGTGAGAGTATCCCACAAGTGCAGAAGTACTACAACTCCAGTGGCTACGGTGACGAGCTCCTCTGGGCTGCAGCTTGGCTTTACCACGCCAGCGGAGACGCATCGTACCTTCGATACGTGACCGTGGAAGGGAACTACTTCGCTAATTGGGGAGCAAACACATGGTTTAGCTGGGACAACAAACTTGCCGGAACTCAG GTCCTGCTTTCTAGAGTAAGCTTTTTTGAGTCGAAAGATATACGAGGCGAAGAGAGTATCGGTCTGCAGCTTTACAGAAAAACTGCAGAGCTCGTCGTCTGTGCACTTCTTCCAAATTCTTCATCAGCATCTCAGAGAACAGaag GTGGGCTTATCTGGGTGACTCAGTGGGATCCTCTGCAATACTCCGTAGGCTCCGCATTTCTAGCGCTTGTTTATAGTGACTATATGCTCGCCACTCAAACGAGAAACTTATACTGTGACGGAGAGCTATATGAGCCACAAGACATACGCAACTTTGCTACTATGCAG GCGGATTACGTGTTGGGAAGCAATCCAATGAACACAAGCTACCTTGTGGGCTACGGAAGCAACTACCCTCAATATGTGCATCACAGGGGTGCTTCGATCCCAATGGATGCCAAGACGGGCTGCAGTGATGGATTCAAATGGCTGAATTCGACAAACCCCAATCCAAATGTAGCAGTTGGAGCGCTTGTAGGAGGGCCCTTCCTGAACGATACATATATTGACTCCAGGAACAACACTCTACAAGTGGAGCCGACCATTTACAATAGTGCAGTCTTGGTTGGTCTCCTATCCGGCCTCACCACCACTTCATCAGTAGCTCGTTCCTTCTTATAG
- the LOC131001633 gene encoding uncharacterized protein LOC131001633 isoform X1, with the protein MLRYQVMATEEDVGVPDLKSQLANAQTHWKQEMGRSQSQVDALQEKLTEVKACIQGSEADAKKELKVLWHRVKTSATLLTYLKSKARIMAVPHLAHTSCGIKQLEGVGLVDKNGVPLSGWSRNVDTSSFDSADEETWTALSSQDGTLDEQDGVYISELLKSVQMVTDVMETLVKRAIMAESEMVTEKEKVTVGQEEIKKKAVQIENMSVKLEEMEQFAMGTNSILNEMRQRVEDLVEETSRQRQRAAENEQELCRVKQDFESLKSYVSTLISVRETLLSSEKQFQSIEKHFERLVEKTSQLENEKMLKEVEVQKLMEENMRLSVLLDKKEAQLVAMNEQCKVMALNASNI; encoded by the exons ATGTTGAGGTATCAG GTAATGGCAACAGAGGAAGATGTTGGCGTGCCAGATTTGAAATCACAGTTGGCCAATGCACAGACCCACTGGAAGCAGGAGATGGGAAGAAGCCAGTCTCAAGTGGACGCATTGCAAGAGAAGCTTACGGAGGTAAAGGCTTGTATACAAGGCTCTGAAGCAGATGCTAAGAAGGAGCTGAAAGTTCTCTGGCATAGAGTCAAAACATCTGCAACATTGTTGACATACTTGAAATCGAAAGCCAGAATTATGGCCGTTCCTCATTTGGCTCATACCTCTTGTGGTATCAAACAATTGGAGGGTGTGGGCCTTGTTGATAAGAATGGTGTGCCGTTGTCTGGATGGTCAAGGAACGTAGATACTTCTTCTTTTGACAGTGCAGATGAGGAAACATGGACAGCACTTAGCAGTCAGGATGGTACTCTTGATGAACAAGATGGAGTTTACATTAGCGAATTACTCAAAAGTGTACAAATGGTTACTGATGTAATGGAAACTCTCGTGAAGAGAGCTATCATGGCAGAATCTGAAATGGTTACCGAGAAGGAAAAGGTAACAGTAGGACAGGAAGAAATTAAAAAGAAGGCAGTTCAAATTGAGAACATGTCAGTAAAATTAGAGGAGATGGAGCAATTTGCAATGGGTACAAATAGTATTTTGAATGAGATGAGACAGAGGGTAGAAGATTTGGTTGAAGAAACTTCTAGACAAAGACAAAGAGCTGCtgagaatgagcaggagctttGCCGTGTTAAGCAAGACTTTGAATCCCTGAAATCTTATGTCAGTACTCTGATTAGTGTTAGGGAAACACTTCTTTCATCAGAGAAGCAATTTCAGTCAATTGAAAAGCACTTTGAACG GCTTGTGGAAAAAACATCGCAATTGGAAAATGAGAAGATGCTGAAGGAAGTTGAGGTCCAGAAACTTATGGAAGAGAATATGAGACTGAGTGTTCTACTGGACAAGAAAGAGGCCCAACTCGTGGCCATGAACGAGCAATGCAAGGTTATGGCACTGAACGCTTCCAATATATAA